From one Streptomyces sp. R41 genomic stretch:
- a CDS encoding acetoacetate--CoA ligase — MNTDTDLLWSPGRRELEDSNVACFMKWLDEARGLHFADYAALWQWSSTDLPGFWSAVWEYYGLDAVTGYDEVLAEASMPGASWFPGARLNFAERCLAQATDARPALVSLAEGDATPVETSWEELRRQVADVAAALRRMGVEPGDCVAGYLPNLPQAVVALLATAAVGAVWTACSPDFGTPSVLARLRQARPVVLVAADGYRHGGKEYDRRPAVAELAEGLPTLGHVLAVDHLFPASAEAWPAPPGVDHHVWSALPAAEEPLEFADVPFDHPLWILWSSGTTGLPKGIVQGHGGIVVELLKALGLGADLRPDDRYLFITSTSWMVWNFMVGGLLHGSTIVLYDGSPTFPDVNGAWRIAERTGATMVGLGAAYLAAVEKSGTHPAAAFDLSRLRSILQTGSALPPSTWRWVHDRLAPGVWLQSICGGTDVCSVLAGGSALLPVRVGRIPGPALGVALAAWDASGQPLTGAQGEMVVTAPLPSMPLHFVGDPDGTRYRAGYFDTYSGVWRHGDWVTIDADLSVVVAGRSDSTLNRMGVRMGSADIYAVVEQLPEVTDSLVLGVEQPDGGYFMPLFVVTTEDATLDEGLRQRIVTAIRHHLSPRHVPDVIVPISAVPRTLTGKKLEVPVKRILQGARVADVSSEGAVTHPQMLSWFADFAGRTTPGR; from the coding sequence ATGAACACCGACACCGACCTGCTGTGGTCTCCCGGTCGCCGCGAGCTGGAGGACTCCAACGTCGCGTGCTTCATGAAGTGGCTGGACGAGGCGCGGGGGCTGCACTTCGCCGACTACGCCGCGCTGTGGCAGTGGAGCTCCACCGACCTGCCCGGCTTCTGGTCGGCGGTGTGGGAGTACTACGGGCTGGACGCGGTCACCGGCTACGACGAGGTGCTGGCCGAGGCGTCGATGCCCGGCGCCAGCTGGTTCCCCGGCGCCCGGCTGAACTTCGCCGAGCGGTGCCTGGCCCAGGCCACCGACGCCCGCCCGGCGCTGGTCAGCCTGGCCGAGGGCGACGCCACGCCCGTCGAGACCTCGTGGGAGGAGCTGCGCCGACAGGTCGCCGACGTCGCGGCGGCCCTGCGCCGCATGGGCGTCGAGCCCGGCGACTGCGTGGCCGGATACCTCCCCAACCTCCCGCAGGCCGTCGTCGCGCTGCTGGCCACCGCCGCCGTCGGCGCCGTGTGGACGGCGTGCTCCCCGGACTTCGGCACTCCGAGCGTCCTCGCCCGGCTCCGGCAGGCACGGCCGGTCGTGCTCGTGGCAGCGGACGGCTACCGCCACGGCGGCAAGGAGTACGACCGGCGCCCCGCGGTCGCGGAGCTCGCCGAGGGGCTGCCCACACTCGGCCACGTCCTCGCTGTCGACCATCTCTTCCCGGCGTCGGCCGAAGCCTGGCCGGCGCCGCCCGGGGTGGACCACCATGTCTGGTCAGCGCTGCCGGCCGCCGAAGAGCCGCTGGAGTTCGCCGACGTGCCCTTCGACCACCCGTTGTGGATCCTCTGGTCATCGGGCACCACCGGACTGCCCAAGGGGATCGTCCAAGGTCACGGCGGCATCGTGGTCGAACTGCTCAAGGCCCTCGGACTTGGTGCCGATCTGCGCCCCGACGACCGCTATCTGTTCATCACGTCCACGAGCTGGATGGTCTGGAACTTCATGGTCGGCGGTCTGCTGCACGGCAGCACGATCGTTCTGTACGACGGCAGCCCGACCTTCCCCGACGTGAACGGGGCCTGGCGGATCGCCGAACGGACCGGCGCCACCATGGTCGGCCTGGGCGCGGCCTACCTCGCCGCCGTCGAGAAGTCCGGCACCCACCCCGCGGCCGCCTTCGACCTCAGTCGGCTGCGCTCCATCCTGCAGACCGGCTCGGCCCTGCCCCCCAGCACCTGGCGCTGGGTCCACGACCGACTCGCCCCCGGCGTCTGGCTGCAGTCGATCTGCGGTGGCACCGATGTCTGTTCCGTCCTCGCGGGCGGTTCCGCACTGCTGCCGGTACGGGTGGGCCGCATCCCAGGCCCGGCGCTCGGCGTCGCACTCGCCGCCTGGGATGCGTCCGGGCAGCCCCTGACCGGGGCGCAGGGCGAGATGGTGGTCACCGCGCCCCTGCCGTCCATGCCGCTCCACTTCGTCGGCGACCCCGACGGCACCCGCTACCGGGCGGGCTACTTCGACACCTACTCCGGTGTCTGGCGACACGGCGACTGGGTCACCATCGACGCCGACCTGTCGGTCGTCGTCGCCGGCCGCTCGGACTCCACGCTCAACCGCATGGGCGTGCGCATGGGCTCCGCCGACATCTACGCCGTCGTCGAACAGCTCCCCGAAGTCACCGACAGTCTCGTCCTGGGCGTGGAGCAACCCGACGGTGGCTACTTCATGCCGCTGTTCGTCGTGACGACGGAGGACGCCACGCTCGACGAGGGTCTGCGCCAACGCATCGTCACCGCCATCAGGCACCACTTGTCGCCGCGGCACGTGCCCGATGTCATCGTCCCGATCTCCGCCGTCCCGCGCACGCTGACCGGCAAGAAGCTCGAGGTACCGGTCAAGCGCATCCTGCAGGGTGCCCGGGTCGCCGATGTCAGCAGCGAAGGAGCCGTCACCCACCCACAGATGCTCTCCTGGTTCGCCGACTTCGCAGGCCGTACGACGCCGGGTCGGTGA
- a CDS encoding RBBP9/YdeN family alpha/beta hydrolase, whose amino-acid sequence MSRTTEPVVVIVPGLRDHVEEHWQTLLANRLTEAGRTVCTVPPLTQDQLSREARVAALAKVISEVDGPVVLVAHSAGVITTVHWSQWHEADVRGALLVTPPDFETPLPEGYPAREVLDANGWLPVPRSPLPFPSIVAASSNDPLGTVERVAHLARAWCGRLVELGAVGHLNPASGHGPWPRAEELLRELELG is encoded by the coding sequence ATGAGCCGTACGACCGAGCCAGTGGTCGTGATCGTCCCCGGTCTGCGCGACCACGTCGAGGAGCACTGGCAGACCCTGCTGGCGAACCGGCTCACAGAAGCGGGGCGCACGGTCTGTACCGTTCCCCCGCTGACACAGGACCAGCTCAGCCGGGAGGCCCGCGTCGCCGCCCTCGCCAAGGTGATCTCGGAGGTGGACGGGCCGGTCGTGCTGGTCGCCCACAGCGCCGGCGTGATCACCACCGTGCACTGGTCGCAGTGGCACGAGGCCGATGTCAGGGGCGCTCTCCTGGTCACCCCGCCGGACTTCGAGACGCCGCTGCCGGAGGGTTACCCCGCCCGCGAGGTGCTCGACGCCAACGGCTGGCTCCCGGTCCCCCGGTCGCCGCTGCCCTTCCCGAGCATCGTCGCGGCCAGTTCCAACGATCCTCTCGGCACCGTCGAACGGGTCGCCCATCTGGCCCGCGCCTGGTGCGGCCGCCTCGTGGAACTGGGCGCAGTCGGTCACCTCAACCCCGCCTCCGGCCACGGCCCGTGGCCTCGTGCGGAGGAACTCCTCCGCGAACTCGAGCTCGGCTGA